A single Lactuca sativa cultivar Salinas chromosome 8, Lsat_Salinas_v11, whole genome shotgun sequence DNA region contains:
- the LOC111900933 gene encoding DEAD-box ATP-dependent RNA helicase FANCM, which translates to MASAVPVEMIDDDDDDFDWEAAVREIDVACGEAIKQSSSGVTTTTSATIYRNSNLHTGSYPKIENNKPSSSRQSTLDRFIGSTGLKSTNQDARHDAQDKVECNDERVSDVSIDPEAAKTWIYPVAENVPVRDYQASITRTALFANTLVSLPTGLGKTLIAAVVMYNYYRWFPQGKIVFAAPSRPLVLQQIEACHNIVGIPQEYTVDMTGQTSPSKRSGLWKTKRIFFLTPQVLNEDIKYGRCDMKQLVCLVLDEAHRAIGDYAYCAVVRKLMAVPVHLRLLALTATPGSKQEKVQQVIDNLQISCLEHRSESDPDVTPYVHERKVDLIEVEMGNDALEVDKLLMDIIRPYVSRLSPFIALPKRDINSFSPYDFLESKEQFHKALPQNISEIKIREIDGILLVLITLYHIRKLLSAHGIQPAFDMLEEKLKQGNFSRFMNTKEELWKAKAIMKQNLDNGVHSPKFQKMLEVLSEHFNKKQDPKKSRVIIFSNFRGSVSEIMKSLSTIGPYVKATEFIGQSSGKKSKGQTQKIQQAVLEKFRAGEYNVIVATSIGEEGLDIMEVDLVICFDANVSPLRMIQRMGRTGRKSEGRVVVLACKGQEVRGYLKKQSNSKSIKKHMINGGTSSFRFHSSPRMIPNAFRPEKVLTKLLIEEYVRRGKKVKNDEAIQTPKYKLKLNNFEIDLLAKYFQPSSENEWRPSLIAFPHFQAFPSRVHQVSHSMRTEMLIDTMQNLQDLSFDNKDEEETSEGYFRTENIDMEHHEVSHSIRDDDEIQKEPESDVLSPMKKPSVHSFLFGSDFTSIDSLGRVMILSVPLFSLTKNSTPQNNIHLEDLQTSCDIINHVFTTPVKSDDDLLESSRRNITETPLADTESTDSKVAELSPRLTNLIMSGVVPESPIDNSDYKVKDNPTMPEIPISLVQNKNNEGEIQNNSSENYVSVCKFVGETRTPVTKLSDDISSKDWMLSSGEKSISQPKSRLKRLRKYGDIKSGNLSDVEEVVGHRSCAQLDRFSNKRGRGDKKVLNNARVFIEDEAEVSSEGSGDEDVDHGQDSYDGSFIDDRINPTVATTQAAECDMMAIYRRSLLTQSPVIRTPQFPMDPSPDIDPMHDDGGSTSRTTNPTHNNTYSTSVSFNAERLSSATGIPTTTTGISSTATGIRKRKLSFSHGESLPIRNLEKEILIDAESTAAKEPPWKAEGGAMDDFDSDEFYRGIDFDALEEEATRQLRSRSEASGKVNDKPNDQNLDFLDCPSFDLGI; encoded by the exons ATGGCATCGGCTGTTCCTGTTGAGATGATTGACGACGATGACGAC GATTTTGATTGGGAAGCAGCCGTTAGAGAGATTGATGTCGCCTGTGGTGAAGCCATTAAACAATCATCATCTGGAGTTACTACTACTACCAGCGCAACCATATATCGAAATTCTAATTTACATACGGGTTCTTACCCTAAGATTGAAAACAACAAACCCTCTTCTTCTCGTCAATCCACACTTGATAGATTCATTGGATCGACAGGCTTGAAATCCACAAATCAGGATGCACGACATGATGCCCAAGATAAGGTTGAGTGCAATGACGAAAGAGTAAGCGACGTTAGCATTGACCCAGAGGCCGCAAAAACCTGGATATACCCAG TGGCAGAAAACGTCCCTGTTCGTGATTATCAGGCATCTATTACCAGAACAGCTTTATTTGCAAATACATTGGTGTCATTGCCTACAGGATTGGGAAAGACTCTTATTGCTGCTGTTGTAATGTATAATTACTACAGATGGTTTCCTCAAG GAAAGATTGTGTTTGCTGCTCCTTCTCGTCCTCTTGTTTTGCAACAGATAGAAGCATGTCATAATATTGTGGGAATTCCACAA GAATATACAGTCGATATGACAGGTCAAACAAGTCCTTCAAAAAGATCAGGCCTTTGGAAAACTAAACGAATCTTCTTCCTTACCCCACAAGTTCTTAATGAGGATATAAAATATG GACGTTGTGATATGAAACAATTAGTGTGTTTAGTGCTTGATGAAGCTCATCGTGCAATTGGAGACTATGCCTACTGTGCAGTTGTACGTAAG TTGATGGCTGTTCCAGTGCATTTGAGATTATTAGCTCTTACTGCAACACCAGGAT CCAAGCAAGAGAAGGTCCAACAAGTGATTGATAACTTGCAAATATCTTGTCTTGAGCATCGAAGTGAGAGTGATCCTGATGTGACTCCCTATGTGCATGAAAGGAAGGTTGATTTAATAGAG GTTGAGATGGGAAATGATGCTCTTGAAGTAGATAAACTGCTAATGGATATCATACGTCCATATGTTTCAAGGCTTTCTCCCTTTATAGCTCTTCCAAAAAGAGACATAAATTCG TTTAGCCCATACGATTTTCTTGAGTCAAAGGAACAATTCCACAAAGCTTTGCCACAAAACATTTCTGAAATCAAAATCCGGGAAATAGATGGGATTTTGTTAGTCCTGATCACACTATATCATATAAGAAAGCTCCTTTCAGCTCATGGTATACAACCAGCATTTGATATGCTTGAAGAGAAATTGAAACAGGG GAATTTTTCTCGCTTTATGAACACGAAAGAAGAACTTTGGAAAGCAAAAGCTATAATGAAACAAAACTTGGATAATGGTGTTCATAGTCCAAAGTTTCAAAAGATGTTAGAAGTATTGTCTGAACACTTCAATA AAAAACAAGATCCCAAGAAGTCGAGGGTTATCATTTTTTCAAATTTCAGAGGAAGTGTAAG TGAGATAATGAAGTCATTATCTACCATTGGGCCATATGTTAAAGCTACAGAATTTATTGGCCAAAGCTCAG GTAAAAAATCAAAGGGCCAGACACAAAAAATACAGCAGGCTGTTTTAGAG AAATTTCGAGCTGGTGAATATAATGTTATTGTTGCAACATCAATTGGAGAAGAAGGTCTAGACATTATGGAAGTTGATCTTGTTATTTGTTTTGATGCTAATGTCTCACCTTTACGCATGATTCAACGCATGGGAAGAACTGGTAGAAAAAGTGAAGGAAGAGTTG TAGTCTTAGCTTGTAAAGGCCAAGAAGTAAGAGGCTATTTGAAAAAACAATCAAACAGCAAATCTATAAAGAAACATATGATAAATGGAGGAACAAGTAGCTTCCGTTTTCACTCTAGTCCAAGAATG ATTCCAAATGCTTTTAGGCCTGAAAAAGTGCTGACTAAGCTGTTGATTGAAGAATATGTTCGACGTGGAAAGAAAGTGAAAAATGATGAGGCTATTCAGACACCAAAATATAAACTTAAACTCAACAACTTTGAGATTGATCTTCTTGCAAAGTATTTTCAGCCTTCAAGTGAAAACGAATGGAGGCCTTCTCTTATTGCTTTTCCTCATTTCCAAGCATTTCCATCAAGAGTTCATCAAGTTTCTCATTCTATGAGAACAGAGATGCTAATCGATACAATGCAAAATTTACAAGACTTATCTTTTGATAACAAGGATGAAGAAGAGACTTCAGAAGGCTACTTCAGAACTGAAAACATTGACATGGAGCATCATGAAGTTTCTCATTCTATAAGAG ATGATGATGAAATACAGAAAGAACCTGAAAGTGACGTATTATCTCCTATGAAAAAACCTTCTGTTCACTCCTTTCTTTTTGGATCAGATTTTACATCTATTGATTCACTTGGACGAGTTATGATTCTTTCTGTTCCATTATTTTCTCTCACCAAAAATTCAACTCCACAAAACAACATCCATTTAGAGGATTTACAGACATCATGTGATATTATAAATCACGTTTTCACTACCCCTGTAAAAAGTGATGATGATCTTCTGGAATCTTCTAGAAGGAACATCACGGAAACCCCTCTTGCTGACACTGAGTCAACCGATTCGAAAGTTGCTGAACTCAGTCCTCGCCTGACAAATCTAATAATGTCTGGTGTTGTTCCAGAGTCCCCAATAGATAATAGTGATTATAAAGTAAAAGATAACCCTACAATGCCTGAAATCCCCATATCTTTGGTTCAAAATAAGAACAATGAGGGAGAAATACAGAATAATTCTTCAGAAAATTATGTTTCTGTTTGTAAGTTTGTGGGAGAAACACGAACTCCTGTGACAAAGTTGTCTGATGATATAAGTAGTAAAGATTGGATGTTAAGTTCTGGTGAAAAGTCAATTAGTCAACCGAAGTCAAGGCTTAAAAGATTACGAAAATATGGCGATATAAAAAGTGGGAATTTGTCAGATGTGGAAGAAGTTGTGGGCCATAGATCTTGTGCTCAATTGGATCGTTTTTCCAATAAGCGTGGTAGAG GTGACAAAAAGGTGTTAAATAATGCCAGAGTTTTTATCGAAGATGAAGCTGA GGTGTCTTCAGAAGGGTCTGGTGATGAGGATGTTGACCATGGTCAAGATTCTTATGATGGCAGTTTCATAGATGACCGGATAAACCCTACAGTGGCAACCACACAAGCTGCTGAATGTGATATGATGGCCATTTATAG ACGATCTTTACTCACCCAATCACCCGTAATCAGAACACCACAGTTCCCCATGGACCCTAGTCCTGATATAGACCCAATGCATGATGATGGAGGAAGTACATCCAGAACAACAAATCCTACGCACAACAATACCTATTCCACATCCGTCTCTTTCAACGCCGAGAGGCTCTCTTCAGCCACCGGAATcccaaccaccaccaccggaATCTCGAGTACCGCCACCGGAATTCGGAAAAGGAAGTTGAGTTTTTCTCATGGCGAGTCACTTCCGATTCGTAACCTAGAGAAGGAAATCTTAATAGATGCTGAATCAACTGCTGCTAAAGAGCCGCCGTGGAAGGCGGAAGGAGGAGCCATGGATGATTTTGATAGTGATGAGTTTTATCGAGGTATTGATTTTGATGCGTTGGAGGAAGAAGCTACCAGACAATTGAGATCGCGATCGGAGGCGTCGGGGAAGGTGAATGATAAACCGAATGATCAAAACTTGGATTTTTTGGATTGTCCGTCTTTTGATCTCGGAATTTAA